A genomic stretch from Pontivivens ytuae includes:
- a CDS encoding CBS domain-containing protein: MAGIPLVSEYMTTELVTLTPELEINHAMGVLLDNDISGAPVVDETGAMVGILTQKDCLNAAIEASYYRDWGGIVSKYMSRDVETLPAGMDMLAAASAFLRSRYRRFPVIENGRLVGQISRADALRALRDSWP, encoded by the coding sequence ATGGCCGGTATCCCCCTCGTCTCCGAATACATGACCACCGAACTCGTCACGCTCACCCCCGAGTTGGAGATCAACCACGCGATGGGCGTGCTGCTGGACAACGACATCTCCGGCGCGCCCGTCGTCGACGAGACCGGCGCGATGGTCGGCATCCTGACGCAGAAGGACTGCCTGAACGCGGCGATCGAGGCGAGCTACTACCGCGACTGGGGCGGCATCGTCTCGAAGTACATGTCGCGCGATGTCGAGACGCTGCCCGCCGGGATGGACATGCTCGCTGCCGCGAGCGCCTTCCTCCGCAGCCGCTACCGGCGGTTTCCGGTGATCGAGAACGGTCGCCTCGTGGGACAGATCAGCCGGGCGGATGCCCTGCGCGCGCTTCGCGATAGCTGGCCCTGA
- a CDS encoding FAD:protein FMN transferase: MELSRRQTLLGAVATGALALMGTDVQAAQVLEGRAFGSTWRIMLADVADGAGFLQTVEDVLSDVDRAMSPYRVDSDLSRFNVTRTVDWQIVSGPTAHVAAGALRIAAQTRGAFDPTVGPLVGRYGFGPITGELGSYRDLNVRGDAIRKARPGLTLDLCGIAKGHALDRVVAALRDFGHRNALVEIGGEVRALGGRADGGPWQVALLDPTAGAPSVHRIIAPGELALATSGPSHNGLRTGRLSASHIIDPMRREMAGPALLSVSVLAETGTEADALATAFCAAGAEAGIEMAEEAGIAALFLLATDDAPREVMTGAFANYVIV, from the coding sequence ATGGAGCTCAGCAGACGTCAGACCCTCCTCGGTGCCGTGGCCACGGGCGCGCTGGCGCTGATGGGAACGGATGTGCAGGCCGCGCAGGTGCTCGAAGGGCGCGCGTTCGGCAGTACATGGCGCATCATGCTCGCCGATGTGGCGGACGGGGCCGGATTCCTGCAAACCGTCGAGGACGTCCTGTCCGACGTAGACCGTGCGATGTCTCCATATCGCGTCGATTCCGATCTCTCGCGTTTCAACGTCACTCGTACTGTAGACTGGCAAATAGTCTCCGGCCCGACCGCGCACGTAGCGGCCGGGGCCCTGCGCATTGCGGCGCAAACTCGGGGCGCCTTCGATCCCACCGTGGGGCCGCTCGTCGGGCGCTACGGTTTTGGGCCGATCACCGGGGAACTCGGCTCCTATCGCGACCTCAATGTCCGAGGCGATGCGATCCGAAAGGCGCGGCCGGGTCTGACGCTGGATCTTTGCGGGATCGCGAAGGGACACGCGCTCGACCGCGTCGTTGCCGCATTGCGGGATTTCGGGCACCGAAATGCCCTGGTCGAGATCGGGGGGGAAGTGCGTGCGCTGGGTGGCCGGGCAGATGGCGGGCCATGGCAGGTTGCGCTTCTCGATCCGACCGCCGGAGCGCCTTCCGTTCACCGGATCATCGCTCCCGGCGAGCTTGCACTCGCGACATCGGGTCCGTCCCATAACGGCCTGCGAACCGGCCGTCTGAGCGCAAGCCACATCATCGACCCGATGCGGCGGGAGATGGCGGGCCCAGCTCTCCTCTCCGTATCCGTTCTCGCGGAAACGGGGACGGAGGCGGATGCGCTTGCAACCGCGTTCTGTGCGGCCGGAGCAGAGGCGGGCATCGAGATGGCAGAGGAGGCCGGCATCGCCGCGCTGTTCCTGCTCGCCACGGACGATGCGCCGCGGGAGGTCATGACAGGCGCCTTCGCAAACTACGTGATCGTTTGA
- the nqrF gene encoding NADH:ubiquinone reductase (Na(+)-transporting) subunit F, whose amino-acid sequence MTEILFGSFVVVALVLTLSAVVMLARALLMPAEPATLTVNGAMAIDTVTGEKLLSALKDNGVLVPSACAGAGTCGLCRVQVTEGAPATLPVEAAKFTKAEIRDGFHLACQVVLRNDMAVQVPEDLIGAESYVTTVLSTRALTPLIREIVLQVPMEMEPDVFAGSFIEVTAPPYSLNYADLDIPEAFAEVWEPLRGLRVSSDEEVTRAYSISNRAEDTEAKWFVLNIRLALPPPSSLDAPPGFVSSWLFALRPGDEVRVAGPFGSFRARDTEREMVFIGGGVGMAPLRALIHEQLADPASNRKMSLWYGARGQAELFYADEMDALAAEHDRFSWTVAFSDPGPSDTREAPTGFIHVVAFETYLRDHPAPEACEYYLCGPPLMIRAVLAMLDDLGVERDSIFLDDFGV is encoded by the coding sequence GTGACCGAGATCCTGTTCGGCAGCTTCGTCGTCGTGGCGCTGGTCCTGACCCTGAGCGCGGTCGTGATGCTTGCCCGCGCGCTGCTGATGCCCGCGGAGCCGGCGACGCTCACCGTCAATGGAGCGATGGCAATCGACACGGTGACCGGCGAGAAGCTTCTCTCCGCGCTGAAGGATAACGGCGTGCTCGTCCCGTCAGCCTGCGCAGGGGCGGGGACCTGCGGCCTCTGCCGGGTGCAGGTGACCGAGGGCGCGCCCGCCACCCTGCCGGTCGAGGCCGCGAAGTTCACCAAGGCGGAGATCAGGGACGGGTTTCACCTCGCCTGCCAAGTGGTTCTGCGAAACGACATGGCCGTTCAGGTTCCGGAAGACCTGATAGGTGCCGAGAGCTACGTGACCACGGTCCTCTCCACCCGGGCATTGACCCCCCTGATCCGGGAGATCGTGCTTCAGGTGCCGATGGAAATGGAGCCGGATGTCTTTGCCGGTTCCTTCATCGAGGTGACCGCGCCGCCCTACAGCTTGAACTACGCCGATCTCGATATACCCGAGGCTTTCGCCGAGGTCTGGGAGCCGCTGCGTGGTCTGCGGGTGAGCAGCGATGAGGAGGTTACCCGCGCCTATTCGATCTCGAACCGTGCTGAGGATACCGAAGCCAAGTGGTTCGTGCTGAACATCCGGCTCGCGCTGCCGCCACCATCGAGCCTGGATGCACCGCCCGGTTTCGTCTCCTCCTGGCTGTTCGCGCTTCGCCCGGGCGACGAGGTCCGGGTCGCGGGACCGTTCGGCAGCTTCCGCGCGCGCGACACTGAGCGGGAGATGGTCTTCATAGGCGGCGGTGTCGGCATGGCACCCCTACGGGCGCTGATCCACGAGCAGCTCGCCGATCCTGCATCCAACCGGAAGATGAGCCTGTGGTACGGCGCGCGGGGCCAGGCGGAACTGTTCTACGCCGACGAGATGGATGCACTCGCGGCGGAGCATGATCGCTTCTCCTGGACGGTCGCGTTCTCCGATCCCGGACCATCCGACACCCGCGAGGCGCCGACAGGGTTCATCCATGTCGTCGCCTTCGAAACCTATCTCCGCGATCACCCCGCGCCCGAGGCGTGCGAGTACTACCTCTGCGGGCCGCCCCTGATGATCCGCGCCGTCCTCGCCATGCTCGATGATCTGGGCGTAGAGCGCGACAGCATCTTCCTCGACGATTTCGGAGTGTAG
- the nqrE gene encoding NADH:ubiquinone reductase (Na(+)-transporting) subunit E — translation MTDLLLTSVFEQNLALSFFLGICTFLAVSQRFETALGLGLALIVVQTITVPVNNLILNGFLVEGAWAWLGLPEIDLTFLNLIAFIGVIAAMVQILEMTLDRFAPALYRALGIFLPLITVNCAVLGGSLFMAERQYSFAQSVVYGFGGGLGWALAIICFAAIRERLKYSDIPEGLQGLGSAFLVTGLMSLGFAAFAGVAP, via the coding sequence ATGACGGACTTGTTGCTGACATCCGTGTTCGAGCAGAACCTCGCGCTCTCCTTCTTCCTCGGCATCTGCACGTTCCTCGCCGTCTCGCAGCGGTTCGAGACCGCGCTGGGCCTCGGCCTCGCGCTGATCGTCGTGCAGACCATCACGGTGCCGGTCAACAACCTGATCCTGAATGGTTTCCTCGTCGAAGGTGCCTGGGCCTGGCTCGGCCTGCCCGAGATCGACCTGACCTTCCTCAATCTCATCGCCTTCATCGGCGTCATTGCGGCGATGGTGCAGATCCTGGAGATGACGCTCGACCGGTTTGCCCCTGCGCTCTACCGCGCGCTCGGCATCTTCCTGCCGCTCATCACCGTGAACTGCGCCGTCCTCGGCGGCAGCCTCTTCATGGCGGAGCGGCAGTACAGCTTCGCGCAATCCGTCGTCTATGGCTTCGGCGGAGGACTCGGCTGGGCGCTCGCCATCATCTGCTTCGCCGCCATCCGCGAACGGCTGAAATACAGCGACATCCCCGAGGGGTTGCAGGGCCTTGGCAGCGCATTCCTCGTCACCGGGCTCATGTCGCTTGGCTTCGCGGCCTTTGCGGGAGTGGCGCCGTGA
- a CDS encoding NADH:ubiquinone reductase (Na(+)-transporting) subunit D yields MASLLRHVTGPVIDNNPITLQILGICSALAVTTSLSTALTMSAALTVVLCLSSGIISLIRNYIPGVIRLIIQIIIIASLVIVIDQFLRAFAFQISRELSIFVGLIVTNCLVMGRAEAFAMWNPPVPSILDALGNGLGYSTILILVGTIRELLGSGTLLGYTILVPASEGGWFEPLGLMQLAPSAFFIIGFLIWAIRTRWSAQIERPAFALKTGRAAR; encoded by the coding sequence ATGGCATCGCTCCTGCGCCACGTGACCGGCCCGGTGATCGACAACAACCCGATCACGCTGCAGATTCTCGGCATCTGTTCCGCGCTGGCCGTCACCACGTCGCTGTCGACGGCGCTGACCATGTCGGCCGCGCTGACCGTCGTGCTCTGCCTGTCCTCCGGCATCATCAGCCTGATCCGGAACTACATTCCGGGCGTCATCCGGCTGATCATCCAGATCATCATCATCGCCTCGCTGGTGATCGTGATCGACCAGTTCCTGCGCGCCTTCGCGTTTCAGATCAGCCGGGAGCTGTCGATCTTCGTTGGCCTGATCGTGACCAACTGCCTCGTCATGGGCCGGGCCGAGGCCTTCGCCATGTGGAACCCGCCCGTGCCCTCGATCCTCGATGCGCTCGGCAACGGGCTTGGCTACAGCACGATCCTGATCCTCGTCGGCACCATCCGGGAGCTGCTCGGGAGCGGCACGCTGCTCGGCTATACGATCCTCGTTCCGGCCTCCGAAGGTGGCTGGTTCGAACCGCTCGGCCTGATGCAGCTCGCTCCCAGCGCCTTCTTCATCATCGGCTTTCTGATCTGGGCGATCCGCACCCGCTGGTCTGCCCAGATCGAACGCCCGGCCTTCGCCCTCAAGACCGGGCGGGCCGCGCGATGA
- the nqrC gene encoding NADH:ubiquinone reductase (Na(+)-transporting) subunit C produces the protein MADTPAPQSGKDDRLRVFGVAIAVALTCAIVVSVSSVLLRPYQEAHLEAEREARMAAMLDALPGMREIMEEAGVDSLSTRIVDLETGRFEPEMDPASFHQQAAANDPDRNVAIPSELDVADLRTRARHAPVHFLDRDGELLLVVLPVSGTGYQSTIRAMLALEADLNTIAALTITEQAETPGLGARVEDPAWLAQWPGKEIADESGAIEISVVRGQASGPHQIDGLTGATRTSNGVGNMLRYWMGDHGFGPFLDRLAEEGL, from the coding sequence TTGGCTGACACACCCGCCCCCCAATCCGGCAAGGACGACCGCCTGCGCGTCTTCGGCGTTGCCATTGCAGTGGCACTCACGTGCGCGATCGTCGTCTCGGTGAGCTCCGTCCTCCTGCGGCCCTACCAGGAGGCGCATCTGGAAGCCGAACGCGAGGCGCGCATGGCCGCCATGCTCGACGCGCTGCCGGGTATGCGCGAGATCATGGAGGAGGCCGGCGTCGACAGCCTCAGCACTCGCATCGTCGATCTCGAAACCGGTCGCTTCGAGCCCGAGATGGACCCGGCGAGCTTCCACCAGCAGGCGGCTGCGAACGATCCGGACAGGAACGTCGCCATCCCGTCCGAGCTCGACGTGGCCGACCTGCGCACCCGCGCCCGCCACGCCCCCGTCCACTTCCTCGACCGGGATGGTGAGCTGCTGCTTGTCGTCCTGCCCGTAAGCGGCACGGGCTACCAGTCGACGATCCGGGCGATGCTCGCGCTGGAAGCGGATCTCAACACCATCGCCGCGCTCACGATCACCGAACAGGCCGAGACTCCGGGCCTCGGCGCCCGGGTCGAGGACCCCGCGTGGCTCGCCCAATGGCCGGGGAAGGAGATTGCGGACGAGAGCGGCGCCATCGAGATCTCCGTCGTCCGTGGTCAGGCGAGCGGGCCTCATCAGATCGACGGCCTCACCGGCGCGACCCGCACCTCGAACGGGGTCGGCAACATGCTGCGCTACTGGATGGGAGATCATGGCTTCGGCCCGTTCCTCGACAGGTTGGCCGAGGAGGGGCTCTGA
- a CDS encoding RnfABCDGE type electron transport complex subunit D, with the protein MIRLHQGGVTAVTILQSIALLPPLGVVLMVEGAPQIALLFAAVIVALLWEGLFGFLRRRPATAHGLTTALIVAIVVPVGLPLWQLAVALSLGVILAELIFGGRGFGFLSAATVSLSLLLFSFPQTVLRPVTADLALATLLGALLLLAFGLLSWRAAVGFIAALVALLALTGSPVDITATLVAVSVGLVFLVCDPFAAASTNPGRWLYGALAGGLAVVFSAGAAAPPMAALVSAALFASITAPLIDHLVILADAERRRRCLG; encoded by the coding sequence ATGATCCGCCTCCACCAAGGCGGCGTCACGGCCGTCACGATCCTTCAGAGCATCGCGCTCCTGCCGCCGCTAGGCGTCGTCCTGATGGTGGAGGGCGCGCCGCAGATTGCTCTCCTTTTCGCGGCGGTCATCGTGGCGTTGCTCTGGGAAGGCCTCTTCGGGTTCCTGCGGAGGAGACCGGCCACGGCACATGGCCTCACCACCGCGCTGATCGTCGCGATCGTAGTCCCCGTGGGCCTGCCTCTCTGGCAGCTTGCAGTGGCGCTGTCCCTCGGCGTGATCCTCGCCGAACTGATCTTCGGCGGGCGCGGCTTCGGTTTCCTCAGTGCCGCGACCGTCTCGCTGTCGCTCCTACTCTTCTCCTTTCCGCAGACGGTGCTGCGCCCGGTCACGGCGGACCTTGCGCTCGCGACGCTGCTTGGTGCGCTCCTGCTCTTGGCGTTCGGGCTTCTCTCGTGGCGGGCCGCAGTCGGTTTCATTGCAGCGCTGGTTGCGTTGCTCGCTTTGACGGGCTCGCCGGTCGACATCACGGCGACCCTCGTTGCGGTCTCCGTCGGTCTGGTCTTCCTCGTCTGCGATCCCTTCGCCGCCGCGAGCACCAATCCCGGCCGCTGGCTCTACGGCGCGCTGGCGGGTGGGCTGGCCGTCGTCTTCTCCGCCGGAGCAGCAGCCCCGCCAATGGCGGCGCTCGTCTCCGCCGCGCTCTTCGCCAGTATCACAGCTCCCCTCATCGACCACCTCGTGATCCTCGCCGATGCCGAACGACGGAGGCGCTGCCTTGGCTGA
- a CDS encoding polyheme membrane-associated cytochrome C: protein MLLFGGAAFAQQEQTGPTLEEITEAWLASPHADGSTGAFTHWNDEGEIPGTCAVCHSTTGVTDYLSGTRDLVGALDHPVPIGEVVECSACHSDAAEALQTVPFVSGAMIDGLGASAVCSVCHQGRAATTTVAAAVEGMAEDDVSPDLRFINVHYAPAAATLLGSAVQGGYEYEGRDYRGPFTHVPDFAQCTDCHRPHSLEVVSIDNCTVCHQGAETFSEIRLSPLDFDGDGNVTEGIADPIATLHARLGEAIGVYAAEVVGTPVVYADSFPYFFTDTDSDGTASEAEAAFPNRYQSWTPRLLRAAYNYQFVAKDTGAHVHNPHYALQLLHDSLSDLSEQVEVDMSDLVRP, encoded by the coding sequence GTGCTGCTTTTCGGAGGCGCTGCCTTCGCGCAGCAGGAACAGACCGGGCCCACGCTCGAGGAGATCACCGAGGCATGGCTCGCGTCACCTCATGCTGACGGCTCGACCGGAGCCTTCACCCACTGGAACGACGAGGGCGAGATCCCGGGCACCTGCGCCGTCTGCCACTCGACGACGGGCGTGACCGATTACCTGAGCGGAACCCGCGACCTCGTCGGGGCGCTCGATCATCCCGTACCCATCGGCGAGGTGGTCGAATGCTCCGCCTGTCACAGCGACGCGGCCGAGGCGTTGCAGACCGTGCCTTTCGTGTCCGGCGCCATGATCGACGGTCTTGGAGCCTCCGCGGTATGCTCCGTGTGTCACCAGGGCCGTGCCGCGACAACGACTGTCGCCGCTGCCGTTGAGGGTATGGCCGAGGATGACGTCTCCCCCGACCTGAGGTTCATCAATGTCCACTATGCACCCGCGGCCGCGACGCTGTTGGGCTCCGCCGTGCAGGGCGGCTACGAGTACGAGGGCCGCGACTACCGTGGTCCATTCACCCACGTGCCCGACTTCGCGCAGTGCACGGATTGCCATCGGCCGCACTCGCTAGAGGTGGTGAGCATCGACAACTGCACCGTCTGTCACCAGGGGGCCGAGACATTCTCGGAAATCCGTCTGTCGCCCCTCGACTTCGACGGCGATGGCAATGTCACGGAAGGGATCGCCGACCCGATCGCCACGCTTCATGCACGGCTGGGCGAAGCCATCGGCGTCTATGCGGCGGAGGTCGTGGGCACGCCGGTCGTCTATGCCGACAGCTTCCCCTATTTCTTCACGGATACCGATAGTGACGGCACCGCGTCGGAGGCCGAAGCGGCGTTTCCCAACCGCTATCAGAGCTGGACCCCGCGGCTGTTGCGGGCGGCCTACAACTACCAGTTCGTCGCAAAGGACACCGGCGCGCATGTCCACAATCCACACTACGCGCTGCAGCTGCTGCATGACAGCCTCAGCGATCTGTCCGAGCAGGTCGAGGTGGACATGTCCGATCTCGTCCGGCCGTAA
- a CDS encoding universal stress protein, which produces MTDTGLRPLNHVVAICGGSEADRGLLAAAAGFAERNGARLTLLSVIEPPAEAKAAARAAGVSLDVALERLAEERRAHIRSFLPRDLDPRIEIRTGRRFVEVVQFAIAEQADFVLKTAEPLAGLQRFLFSSTDHHLLRKCPCPVWLLQPDASTTQRRIVAAVDVDTQGAEEPGTLSGLNRSVLDAALRIASGPDTTVDALHAWDAAGEDLIRRWSDDPHAQAAAQDYAATAQNRRAGALGDLVDEAAARAAASGLTAPRVLPRLERGGARRIIPEWLGKVEAETLVIGTVARTGVLGVIIGNTSEDILNSVACSVVAVKPPGFVSPIAPLPSSAGTPSR; this is translated from the coding sequence GTGACCGATACCGGGCTCCGGCCCCTCAACCATGTGGTCGCCATCTGCGGGGGGAGCGAAGCGGATCGGGGTCTGCTCGCCGCCGCAGCCGGGTTTGCCGAACGCAACGGCGCGCGCCTCACTCTCCTGTCCGTGATCGAGCCCCCGGCCGAGGCCAAGGCCGCCGCGCGCGCCGCAGGGGTCTCGCTCGATGTCGCGCTGGAGCGGCTGGCGGAGGAGCGTCGCGCGCACATCCGGTCCTTCCTGCCACGCGACCTCGATCCCCGGATCGAGATCCGCACCGGCCGCCGCTTCGTGGAGGTCGTTCAGTTCGCCATCGCGGAGCAGGCCGACTTCGTGCTGAAGACGGCCGAACCGCTCGCCGGCCTCCAGCGGTTCCTGTTTTCGAGCACTGATCACCACCTGCTGCGCAAGTGCCCGTGCCCGGTCTGGCTGCTCCAGCCGGATGCCTCGACCACCCAACGCCGTATCGTTGCCGCCGTCGATGTGGACACGCAGGGGGCGGAGGAGCCCGGCACCTTGTCCGGCCTCAACCGCAGTGTCCTGGATGCGGCCCTGCGGATCGCCTCCGGCCCCGACACCACCGTCGACGCGTTGCACGCCTGGGATGCGGCGGGCGAAGATCTGATCCGCCGCTGGTCCGACGATCCGCATGCGCAGGCCGCGGCGCAGGACTACGCGGCGACGGCCCAGAACCGGCGGGCCGGGGCGCTCGGCGATCTTGTCGATGAGGCGGCGGCACGCGCAGCGGCCTCCGGTCTGACTGCGCCCCGTGTGCTGCCCCGCCTCGAACGGGGTGGCGCGCGCCGCATCATCCCGGAATGGCTCGGAAAGGTGGAGGCCGAGACGCTGGTCATCGGTACCGTGGCGCGGACGGGCGTGCTGGGGGTGATCATCGGCAACACCTCCGAAGACATCCTCAACAGCGTCGCGTGCTCGGTCGTCGCGGTGAAGCCGCCGGGCTTCGTCTCTCCCATTGCGCCGCTGCCGTCGTCTGCCGGGACGCCGTCTCGCTGA
- a CDS encoding cation:proton antiporter — protein MTETIEAYIFYEIAALLVLAAAAGFVGLLLRQPLIVSFIAVGILAGPSVLDIAQSDEQIDLLAELGIALLLFLVGLKLDFALVRTLGPVALMTGLGQVLFTTVFGFLIGLALGLDPVTSIYVAIALTFSSTIIIVKLLSDKREIDSLHGRIALGFLIVQDIVVVLAMIVLSGLGAGTAGGGGVADVLLVFAYGIAMLIAVAFFIRYVANPLVEQLSRAPELLVSFAIGWAALLAAVGHYLGFGKELGGLLAGVSLASTPFREAIAARLASLRDFLLLFFFIALGAALDLSILGASVGPAIVLALFVLIGNPLIVLTIMGAMGYRKRIGFLAGLTVAQISEFSLIFMAMGVALGHVADEALGLVTLVGLITIAASTYMITYSHQLYDRLEPMLGVFERRVDRVEEQGAPASRHHDVIVVGLGRYGLGIALELREAGRHVLGVDFSPVAVRHARRMGFDTVFGDATDPEFLAHLPLSHAGWIVSAVPEHDTGVTHDDPRRSLLRSVRDLGYSGRVAMAAHHDDAAERLRQDGADLVLLPYADAAAQAAAMIRSNAQSGHEDVADPEGQKEFAT, from the coding sequence ATGACCGAGACGATCGAAGCCTATATCTTCTACGAGATCGCGGCGCTGCTGGTCCTCGCCGCAGCTGCGGGCTTCGTGGGTCTTCTCCTGCGCCAGCCGCTGATCGTAAGTTTCATCGCGGTGGGTATCCTCGCCGGGCCGTCGGTTCTCGATATCGCGCAGTCGGATGAACAGATCGATCTCTTGGCGGAGCTCGGCATCGCACTCTTGCTGTTCCTGGTCGGGCTGAAACTCGATTTCGCGCTGGTGCGCACGCTGGGTCCCGTCGCGCTGATGACGGGGCTGGGGCAGGTGCTTTTCACCACCGTGTTCGGCTTCCTGATCGGGCTCGCGCTCGGCCTCGATCCGGTGACGAGCATCTATGTCGCCATCGCGCTCACCTTCTCATCCACGATCATCATCGTGAAGCTGCTGTCGGACAAGCGCGAGATCGACTCGCTGCACGGGCGGATCGCGCTGGGTTTCCTGATCGTGCAGGACATCGTCGTGGTGCTCGCCATGATCGTGCTGTCGGGGCTTGGGGCCGGGACGGCGGGCGGTGGCGGGGTCGCGGACGTACTGCTGGTCTTCGCGTACGGTATTGCGATGCTGATTGCCGTGGCGTTCTTCATCCGCTATGTCGCGAACCCGCTGGTGGAGCAGCTGTCGCGCGCGCCGGAGCTTCTGGTGTCCTTCGCCATCGGCTGGGCGGCGCTGCTCGCCGCGGTCGGGCATTATCTCGGTTTCGGCAAGGAACTGGGCGGGCTGCTCGCCGGTGTCTCCCTCGCGTCGACCCCGTTTCGGGAGGCGATCGCGGCGCGGCTTGCGTCGCTACGGGACTTCCTTCTGCTCTTCTTCTTCATCGCGCTGGGTGCGGCGCTCGACCTCTCGATCCTTGGCGCGAGCGTCGGCCCGGCCATCGTGCTGGCGCTCTTCGTGTTGATCGGCAACCCGCTGATCGTACTGACGATCATGGGCGCGATGGGGTATCGCAAGCGCATCGGCTTCCTCGCCGGGCTGACGGTGGCGCAGATCAGTGAGTTCTCCCTGATCTTCATGGCGATGGGGGTGGCGCTCGGCCATGTGGCGGACGAGGCGTTGGGCCTCGTCACGCTGGTCGGGCTCATCACCATCGCGGCGTCCACCTACATGATCACCTACTCTCACCAGCTCTACGATCGGTTGGAGCCGATGCTGGGCGTGTTCGAGCGCCGCGTCGATCGGGTGGAAGAGCAGGGCGCACCTGCCAGCAGGCATCACGACGTGATCGTGGTCGGTCTCGGGCGCTACGGCCTCGGCATCGCGCTGGAGCTGCGGGAGGCCGGGCGGCACGTGCTGGGCGTCGACTTCAGCCCGGTCGCGGTGCGCCATGCTCGCAGGATGGGCTTCGATACCGTCTTCGGCGATGCGACCGATCCGGAATTCCTCGCACATCTACCTCTTTCGCATGCTGGCTGGATCGTCTCCGCCGTGCCGGAGCACGATACCGGCGTCACCCATGACGATCCGCGCCGGTCGCTGCTGCGCTCGGTGAGGGACCTTGGCTACAGTGGCCGCGTTGCGATGGCGGCGCATCATGACGACGCGGCCGAGCGCTTGCGTCAGGACGGGGCGGACCTCGTCCTGTTGCCCTATGCCGACGCCGCCGCCCAGGCCGCGGCGATGATCCGGTCCAATGCGCAGTCTGGGCATGAGGACGTGGCCGACCCCGAGGGGCAGAAGGAGTTCGCGACGTGA